A stretch of Caballeronia sp. NK8 DNA encodes these proteins:
- a CDS encoding CsgG/HfaB family protein: MNKNAFRTAAMGAVIVASALLTGCVTTPMPSAGNATLTPPTRVTRDLTHLPSPKGRIVAAVYGFRDLTGQYKPSPDSSFSSQVTQGGASFLVKAMRDSGWFTPVERENLQDLLTERKIMRALETPDDKKNAIPQIGALAPASIVLEGGIVGYDTNIRTGGAGVAYLGISASQQYRVDQVTVNLRAVDIRNGTILNSVSTTKTIYSIQIDTGVYRFIGFKDLLQAEAGMTRNEPQQLCVNEAIESALVHLIVQGVANQTWALKDMEDWYDPTMQRYLQENQGYAQTMEDVNPPYSPVKIDPPKTIGS, from the coding sequence ATGAACAAGAATGCTTTCAGGACCGCTGCGATGGGCGCTGTCATCGTCGCGTCGGCGCTGCTCACCGGTTGCGTCACCACGCCGATGCCTTCCGCCGGCAACGCCACGCTCACACCGCCGACGCGCGTCACGCGCGACCTCACGCATCTGCCATCGCCCAAGGGCAGGATCGTCGCGGCGGTGTATGGCTTTCGTGATCTGACCGGTCAGTACAAGCCGTCGCCGGACAGTTCGTTTTCGTCGCAGGTGACGCAGGGCGGCGCGTCGTTCCTCGTCAAGGCGATGCGCGATTCCGGCTGGTTCACGCCGGTCGAGCGCGAGAATCTGCAGGACCTGCTGACCGAGCGCAAGATCATGCGCGCGCTCGAAACGCCCGACGACAAGAAGAACGCGATTCCCCAGATCGGCGCGCTGGCGCCCGCGAGCATCGTGCTCGAAGGCGGCATCGTCGGGTATGACACCAACATCCGGACGGGCGGCGCGGGTGTCGCGTATCTGGGGATATCGGCGTCGCAGCAATATCGCGTCGATCAGGTAACGGTGAACCTGCGCGCGGTCGATATCCGCAACGGCACGATTCTGAACAGCGTGTCGACGACCAAGACCATCTATTCGATTCAGATCGATACGGGCGTGTACCGCTTCATCGGCTTCAAGGATCTGTTGCAGGCCGAAGCCGGCATGACGCGCAACGAGCCGCAGCAGCTTTGCGTGAACGAGGCGATCGAATCGGCGCTCGTGCATCTGATCGTGCAGGGCGTGGCGAACCAGACCTGGGCGCTCAAGGACATGGAGGACTGGTACGACCCGACGATGCAGCGCTACCTGCAGGAAAACCAGGGCTACGCGCAGACGATGGAAGACGTGAATCCGCCGTATAGCCCGGTGAAGATCGATCCGCCGAAGACCATCGGCAGCTGA